The following nucleotide sequence is from Methanothermobacter sp..
AGAGAGCATAGTTGACAGGTACCATGCACACCCATTCCAGAGCTACATCATCCCCGACATAACCGTCGTACACAACGGCCAGATAACCAACTACTGGAAGATAAGGGAACCCCTTGAGAGGAAGGGACACATATTCGAGACAAACAATGACACAGAATGCATAGTCCACTACGTTGCAGATAAACTGGCATCAGGCTACAGCCTTGAGGAGGCACTTGAACAGTCAGTGAAGGACATGGACGGACCCTTCTCATACATAGTCGGAACACCCACCGGCGTGGGGATAGCAAAGGACCAGCTCGGCCTCAGGCCCGGGGTGATGGCAGAGAACGATGAGGTATTCGCTGTTGCATCAGAGGAGGTCTCCCTGAGGGAGGTCATGGATACAACAGAGGTTGAACAGATATCCCCCGGTGAGGTCAGGGTATACGAGATATAGGGTGATATGATGAGGGAAGCTGTAGTTGATGCAGAATCAAAAACCCCCAGGGAGGTTAACAGGGCCATAAAGGGTCTGGCAAAGGACCATGACAGGATAGTGGTTAAAAACCCCAACGCCATGCACTACATCGGCGCGGGCCTCACAGAGGATGTGGAGCTCATAATAGATGGTTCAGCCGGATACTTCGCCGCGACAATGATACACGGCCCAAGGGTTAAGATAAATGGTAACGCGGGATGGTTCCCTGCAGACAACATGACAGAAGGTGAGGTTATAATAGAGGGATCCGCTGGAGACGGAGTCGGACAGGGAATCTACGGCGGAACAGTCGTTGTAAGGAAGGACGCAGGATCAAGAACAGGAGAGATAATGAAGAACGGGACCATCATAATAGGTGGGAACTCAGGTTTCATGACGGGTCTCTTCATGATGGGCGGTCGCATAATAATCCTGGGGGACCTTGCAGAGGATGCAGGGGAGTCCATCATAAGGGGAACGATATACGTAGGTGGAGAAATAAAAAGCCTTGGAAAGAACGCAAAGGTTGAGGACATAACCCCTGAGGAGGAAGAGGAACTCAGAGATGTCCTATCAGAATACGGATTTGAACTTGAAGATGATGGATACCGTTCCTTCAGAAAGATTGTCCCAAGAAGCAAAAGGCCATTCTATGGCGAAGAATCGGAGGAAGGATAATGAGCAGATATGCAATGGTCGGAACACCCTGCCAGATAACAGCAGCCACACTGATGAAAGAATATAACGGGGAATTCCCTGTTGAACTCAGAATTGGGCTCTTCTGCATGGAGAACTTCTCCTACACCTACCTGAAGGAACTTGCAGAGGAGGAGGGTGTTGATCTCAGAGATGTTTCAGAGTGCAGGATAGAGAAGGGCAGGCTCTGGTTCCACCTCAACGATGGAAGCACAGTATCCATCCCACTTGAAAGGGCCAGGTCTGCAATGAGAAAGAACTGCTCTGTGTGCATGGACTTCACATCAGAACAGTCAGACGTTTCAGTGGGATCTGTGGGCTCACCTGAGGGATGGTCAACACTCATAATAAGGACAGAAAGAGGTAAGGAGCTGGTTGAGGGAGCCAGAAAGGCAGGATACATTGAAGCAGCACCCATAACCGGGAAGGGACTCAAACTTCTTGAAAAACTTGCATCAGGTAAAAAGGAGGAAAACCTTGGGGAGATACAGAGAAGGGAATCAGTTGCAAGGCCAGTCCTCTACTGGAGGGTGATGCCCGTGGACCTCTACCTTGAGGAAATTAAGGACTACCAGTTCGATGACCTTAAGTCTGACGTCATCGATGTTGGTGCATGCGTGCTCTGCGGGGCCTGCGAGGCGTCATGTCCAGAGGGTATTGTGAGGATAGAAGACAGAAAACCCGAGGTTAAAGGTGCATGTCCCGAGGGCTGCAACGCATGCTATGTGGCATGTCCAAGGACCTACGTACCCGACAGTATAATAAGCCATGAGTCCGCGGCCGAACCCCTGGGGGAGTACACTGAGATACTATCTGCAAGGGCCCCAATGTTCAGGGGCCAGGATGGTGGGGTTGTGACCGCACTCCTGACCTACGCCCTCAGGGAGGGAATTGTGGACGGGGCACTGGTGGTTGACAGGGACCCTGCAATGCCATGGAAACCCGTACCTGTTCTGGCAGAGGATCCAGAGGATGTTGTGAGGGCTGCAGGTACCAAGTACTCTGCATGTCCTATATTGAAGGTATTAAAGGAATAAGAGGGGTTAAAGATGCCTTTTAAGGTTGAAAGAAAGGAAGACGTATGTAAGAGGAACTTTGACCGTCCCGGTTGCTGCTGGTACATGTGTGATAACCGGGACGAGTCACTCTGCGCAAACTGCTTC
It contains:
- a CDS encoding GXGXG domain-containing protein, which translates into the protein MREAVVDAESKTPREVNRAIKGLAKDHDRIVVKNPNAMHYIGAGLTEDVELIIDGSAGYFAATMIHGPRVKINGNAGWFPADNMTEGEVIIEGSAGDGVGQGIYGGTVVVRKDAGSRTGEIMKNGTIIIGGNSGFMTGLFMMGGRIIILGDLAEDAGESIIRGTIYVGGEIKSLGKNAKVEDITPEEEEELRDVLSEYGFELEDDGYRSFRKIVPRSKRPFYGEESEEG
- a CDS encoding Coenzyme F420 hydrogenase/dehydrogenase, beta subunit C-terminal domain, whose amino-acid sequence is MSRYAMVGTPCQITAATLMKEYNGEFPVELRIGLFCMENFSYTYLKELAEEEGVDLRDVSECRIEKGRLWFHLNDGSTVSIPLERARSAMRKNCSVCMDFTSEQSDVSVGSVGSPEGWSTLIIRTERGKELVEGARKAGYIEAAPITGKGLKLLEKLASGKKEENLGEIQRRESVARPVLYWRVMPVDLYLEEIKDYQFDDLKSDVIDVGACVLCGACEASCPEGIVRIEDRKPEVKGACPEGCNACYVACPRTYVPDSIISHESAAEPLGEYTEILSARAPMFRGQDGGVVTALLTYALREGIVDGALVVDRDPAMPWKPVPVLAEDPEDVVRAAGTKYSACPILKVLKE